From one Solanum lycopersicum chromosome 12, SLM_r2.1 genomic stretch:
- the LOC101258348 gene encoding LOW QUALITY PROTEIN: mitochondrial thiamine diphosphate carrier 2-like (The sequence of the model RefSeq protein was modified relative to this genomic sequence to represent the inferred CDS: inserted 1 base in 1 codon), producing MEDTGQLKRALIDATAGAVSGGISRTVTSPLDVIKIRFQVQLEPTNQWASLRNFVHGTSKYTGMLQATKDILREEGLKGFWRGNVPALLMVMPYTAIQFTVLQQLKTFAAGSSKTEDHINLSPYLSYISGALAGCAATVGSYPFDLLRTILASQGEPKIYRNMRSAFIDIFRARGVPGLYAGLTPTLVEIAPYAGLQFGTYDTFKRWMKAWNRLNLLTQAKXDEFISSFQLFICGLGSGTCAKAVCHPLDVVKKRFQIEGLQRHPRYGARLEPRAYKNMYDGVRRILLEEGWAGLYKGIVPSIVKAAPAGAVTFVAYECTSDWLESILT from the exons ATGGAGGATACAGGGCAACTTAAAAGGGCATTAATAGATGCCACAGCGGGAGCAGTTTCTGGAGGTATATCGAGAACTGTAACCTCACCTCTCGATGTAATCAAGATCAGATTTCAG GTCCAACTGGAACCCACTAATCAGTGGGCCTCGCTTCGGAATTTTGTGCATGGAACTTCTAAGTACACTGGGATGCTGCAAGCTACTAAGGATATACTCAGGGAAGAAGGCTTAAAg GGCTTCTGGCGGGGTAATGTTCCAGCTTTGTTGATGGTTATGCCATATACTGCCATACAATTCACAGTGTTGCAGCAATTGAAAACTTTTGCTGCTGGTTCTTCAAAAACAG AGGATCACATCAATTTGAGCCCTTATCTTTCTTATATCAGCGGAGCATTAGCAGGATGTGCAGCTACTGTTGGTTCATATCCATTTGATCTCCTGAGAACCATTTTAGCCTCCCAAGGGGAGCCAAAG ATTTATCGAAACATGAGGTCTGCATTCATTGACATATTCAGAGCTCGGGGTGTTCCAGGACTCTATGCTGGATTGACACCTACACTAGTTGAGATTGCTCCATATGCTGGTTTGCAGTTTGGAACTTATGATACGTTCAAACGCTGGATGAAG GCCTGGAATCGTCTTAATCTTCTGACTCAAGCCA GTGATGAGTTTATTTCTAGCTTTCAGCTCTTCATCTGTGGTTTAGGTTCTGGAACATGTGCTAAAGCTGTCTGCCATCCTCTTGACGTGGTTAAAAAGAGGTTCCAG ATTGAAGGACTACAGAGGCATCCAAGATACGGGGCTCGACTCGAGCCTCGTGCCTATAAAAATATGTACGATGGGGTCCGCCGGATCTTGTTAGAGGAAGGTTGGGCAGGACTATATAAAGGTATTGTCCCATCAATTGTTAAAGCAGCACCTGCTGGTGCTGTAACATTTGTTGCCTATGAATGTACATCAGACTGGCTTGAGTccattttgacttaa
- the LOC101258636 gene encoding flowering-promoting factor 1-like protein 3 has translation MSGVWIFKNGVVRLETPGDCHVSSTTGHRKVLVHVPSKEVITCYANLEKKLYSLGWERYYDDPQLLQYHKRSTIHLISLPIDFNRFKSIHMYDIVVKNRNEFEVRDM, from the coding sequence ATGTCAGGTGTTTGGATTTTCAAAAACGGCGTCGTCCGGCTAGAAACCCCCGGTGACTGCCACGTCAGCTCCACGACCGGTCATCGGAAAGTTCTAGTACATGTTCCTAGTAAAGAAGTCATTACATGTTAtgcaaatcttgaaaaaaagcTTTATAGTCTTGGATGGGAAAGGTATTATGATGATCCACAACTTCTTCAATACCACAAAAGATCCACAATTCATCTTATTTCCCTCCCAATTGATTTTAATAGGTTTAAATCCATTCATATGTATGATATTGTTGTTAAAAATCGAAATGAATTTGAAGTTAGAGATATGTAA
- the LOC101259226 gene encoding uncharacterized protein, whose amino-acid sequence MADNEIKNMISDLTKRLGSLKNVRDKAALGDSSQSDDDDHGTRIITLAGTNVGASLRGEMEEKVGIEDDSSEENEVLKTYVNSNFQSLNNSIMLGGSYCTNDPGVHLDINDDIEHHEPLPRGHGEKKGNKQYSD is encoded by the coding sequence aTGGCTGATAATGAGATCAAAAACATGATCTCTGATCTAACGAAACGCCTAGGCAGCCTTAAAAATGTTCGTGATAAGGCTGCACTAGGTGACTCGAGCCAGAGTGATGACGATGATCATGGCACCAGGATCATCACTCTGGCTGGGACAAACGTGGGAGCTAGTTTGCGCGGTGAGATGGAGGAGAAAGTAGGCATTGAGGACGATTCATCGGAGGAAAATGAAGTGTTGAAAACATATGTAAATAGCAATTTTCAATCTCTCAACAATTCCATCATGTTAGGTGGTAGCTATTGTACTAATGACCCTGGTGTTCATTTAGACATTAATGATGATATTGAACACCACGAGCCGCTACCACGAGGACATGGAGAGAAGAAAGGCAACAAACAGTATTCAGACTAA
- the LOC101258930 gene encoding probable protein phosphatase 2C 40 has product MMGGQSKSDSGGQIKISFGYHCNNSTDDSGEESDGIDVRPGSKLRRANSSFSCLSGAALSANATLANTNICNGLFGAEILPALDSPTSFRRIPSSPSFSKLDLLTSSFQSSLSNLSCSPSSPSELAEDNSSSLRSTSAPSRCESFLNATEVKIAGGAAGEDRVQAVCSEENDSLFCGIYDGFNGRDAADFLAGTLYETIRHYLGLLDCELERESKVSDRVGFYGLPYLEVEKSCPSFNQRVLNSLELALIQAENDFLHMVEQEMDNRPDLVSIGSCVLVVLLLGKNMYVLNAGDSRAVLATYGEGVGANSDGRLQAVQLTVSHTVDDESERIQLLKNHPEDPSTIVGGKVKGKLKVTRALGVGYLKKKSMNDALMGILRVRNLVSPPYVTVQPSRTVHEISSSDHFVVLGSDGLFDFFNNDDVVMLVHSYIQRYPFGDPAKFLLEQLVMRAADCAGFSKEELMSIPAGRRRKYHDDVTVMVIILGMNKRTSKASTRL; this is encoded by the exons ATGATGGGTGGACAATCAAAATCTGATTCAGGGGGCCAAATCAAAATAAGTTTTGGATATCATTGTAATAACAGCACAGATGATTCTGGTGAGGAATCAGATGGTATTGACGTGCGTCCTGGAAGTAAACTTCGAAGAGCCAACAGTTCCTTCTCTTGCCTGTCTGGGGCAGCTCTAAGTGCCAATGCCACACTAGCTAACACAAATATTTGCAATGGATTGTTTGGGGCTGAGATACTGCCAGCACTGGATTCACCTACTTCATTCCGACGGATACCCTCTTCTCCGTCATTCTCAAAGTTGGATTTATTAACATCTTCTTTTCAGAGTAGCTTGTCAAACTTAAGCTGTAGTCCATCCTCTCCAAGCGAGCTAGCTGAAGACAATTCATCTTCATTGAGATCCACGAGTGCTCCTTCTAGGTGTGAAAGCTTCCTTAATGCAACAGAAGTTAAAATTGCTGGCGGTGCAGCAGGTGAAGACAGAGTCCAGGCTGTTTGTTCAGAAGAGAACGACTCGCTCTTCTGTGGCATATATGATGGATTTAATGGAAGAGACGCAGCTGATTTTCTGGCTGGAACATTGTACGAAACTATTAGGCATTACCTTGGTTTATTAGACTGTGAACTCGAGCGAGAGTCTAAAGTTTCTGATCGCGTGGGCTTTTATGGGCTTCCTTATTTAGAAGTGGAAAAGTCATGTCCGTCTTTTAATCAAAGGGTTCTTAATAGTCTGGAACTGGCTCTTATTCAAGCTGAGAATGATTTCCTTCACATGGTTGAACAAGAAATGGATAACCGTCCTGACTTAGTGTCGATTGGATCCTGTGTATTAGTGGTGCTTCTACTCGGGAAGAACATGTATGTGCTCAATGCAGGAGATAGTCGAGCTGTATTGGCAACTTATGGTGAAGGCGTTGGTGCTAATAGTGATGGAAGGTTGCAAGCTGTGCAGCTGACTGTTAGTCATACTGTTGATGATGAATCTGAAAGAATTCAACTATTAAAGAATCATCCTGAAGATCCCTCAACAATCGTGGGTGGGAAAGTAAAGGGAAAGCTTAAGGTTACTCGGGCACTTGGAGTGGGTTACTTGAAAAAG AAGAGTATGAATGATGCTTTGATGGGAATTCTTCGTGTCCGGAATCTAGTTAGTCCTCCATATGTTACTGTACAGCCGTCTCGGACTGTACATGAAATATCTAGTTCTGATCACTTTGTTGTACTTGGAAGCGATGGTCTATTTGACTTCTTCAACAACGATGATGTTGTAATGCTTGTCCATTCTTACATTCAACGTTACCCGTTTGGTGATCCAGCCAAATTTCTTTTGGAGCAACTTGTCATGAGAGCTGCAGATTGTGCAG GCTTTAGTAAGGAAGAGTTGATGAGCATACCAGCTGGGAGGAGGAGGAAATATCATGATGATGTGACTGTAATGGTGATAATCCTGGGAATGAACAAACGTACCTCAAAAGCATCGACTCGTCTATAA
- the LOC112940456 gene encoding uncharacterized protein: protein MATYTFEHREYLEDVIESQGFYVTNNYGREIPCGIVKIDEKSAIFEKAKKAAVFAVNKYNEKMEDSSKLRILKIINLNFEPTAGAIYYMTLSLLEISCGNIFHYQAKIWEKINSSYKVDIFQLAPYVPRISEYQDFSMKVNNLQDWMDENYLYYKCCYRYKRLVSVVVIRDEENGESLGYGFINFNKKSAAMEFLESNNGGKMPNSNQIYSLEI, encoded by the exons ATGGCAACTTATACTTTTGAGCATAGAGAATATTTAGAAGATGTAATTGAAAGCCAG gGTTTCTACGTGACAAACAATTATGGAAGGGAAATACCTTGTGGAATagtaaaaattgatgaaaaatctgcaatttttgaaaaggcAAAAAAAGCAGCTGTTTTTGCAGTTAATAAATACAATGAAAAAATGgaagattcatcaaaattaagaatattgaaaattataaatctTAATTTTGAACCTACTGCTGGTGCAATTTATTACATGACTTTATCATTATTGGAAATAAGTTGtggaaatatttttcattatcaagcTAAAATATGGGAAAAAATCAACTCTAGTTACAAAGTTGATATTTTTCAACTTGCCCCTTATGTGCCAAGAATCTCAG AATATCAAGATTTCTCTATGAAGGTTAATAATTTGCAAGACTGGATGGATGAGAATTATCTATATTACAAGTGTTGCTATAGATATAAAAgg ctTGTTTCTGTGGTGGTGATTAGAGATGAAGAAAATGGAGAATCATTGGGCTATGGttttattaatttcaataaaaaatcagCAGCAATGGAATTTTTAGAGAGCAATAATGGGGGGAAAATGCCAAATTCCAACCAAATTTATTCATTGGagatttga
- the LOC101259520 gene encoding WAT1-related protein At3g30340-like produces MKSYVEWYPIIIMLAVDFALSICNILLKKIIMDGMNHFVFITYRQSISTVFLAPIAFFLERNKRPKLTLQILCYLFLSAIVGASLTQYLFLLGIQYTSATFACAFLNMVPVVTFLMALLFGLETTNMKDRSGRAKVIGTLICLGGAFLLTFYKGKPLINFSHLKDLSQTLEEPISSSKRNVQWIFGSMILFAGTILWSSWFLIQAKIGKKYPCQYSSTVIMTFFSAIQSAILTFSTDRTLSIWIPKEKIIDMLSVVYTGLIGSGLCFVGMSWCVKKRGPVFTAAFSPLIQVMAAMLDVPILHEQLHLGSVVGSVIVIVGLYFLLWGKNKEMQKVSQETEEKKEKELNFQVHEANDEPEIP; encoded by the exons ATGAAGAGCTATGTGGAATGGTATCCTATCATTATTATGTTGGCGGTAGATTTTGCTTTATCGATTTGTAATATACTTCTCAAGAAGATTATCATGGATGGTATGAACCATTTCGTGTTCATCACTTATCGACAGTCCATTTCAACCGTGTTTTTAGCCCCAATCGCCTTCTTTCTTGAAAG GAATAAAAGGCCTAAACTCACCCTTCAAATCTTGTGCTATCTTTTCTTGAGTGCAATCGTTGG tgCATCGCTTACACAATACTTATTCCTTCTTGGCATACAATACACTTCTGCAACATTTGCATGTGCATTTCTCAACATGGTACCAGTGGTAACATTCCTTATGGCATTACTTTTCGG GTTAGAGACAACTAACATGAAAGATAGAAGTGGAAGAGCCAAAGTTATTGGTACATTAATATGCCTTGGAGGTGCCTTTTTACTGACTTTTTACAAAGGCAAACCTTTAATCAATTTTTCACACTTAAAAGATTTATCTCAAACTTTGGAAGAACCTATCAGCTCCTCTAAAAGAAATGTACAATGGATATTTGGCTCGATGATCTTATTCGCTGGAACTATTTTATGGTCTTCGTGGTTCCTTATTCAAGCGAAAATTGGGAAGAAATATCCATGTCAGTACTCGAGCACGGTTATTATGACCTTTTTCAGTGCCATACAATCAGCTATCTTAACTTTTTCCACTGATAGAACACTTTCCATTTGGATTCCAAAGGAGAAGATCATCGACATGTTGAGTGTCGTTTATACT GGCTTAATAGGCTCAGGACTATGCTTTGTTGGAATGTCGTGGTGTGTTAAGAAGAGGGGACCGGTCTTTACTGCAGCATTCAGTCCTCTTATACAAGTTATGGCAGCCATGTTAGACGTTCCAATTCTACACGAACAACTCCATCTCGGAAG TGTGGTGGGATCAGTTATTGTAATCGTCGGACTATACTTTTTACTATGGGGCAAGAATAAAGAAATGCAGAAAGTTTCTCAAGAAACTgaagagaaaaaggaaaaagagttaAATTTCCAAGTTCATGAAGCTAATGATGAACCAGAAATACCTTGA
- the LOC101258049 gene encoding photosystem II 5 kDa protein, chloroplastic, producing MASMTMTTSLAGGSIAALTKAPAATRGARVVMVKASSHVSEGENVVMSNKKEINNNNGGRRELFFAMAAAAACSVAGAAMADDEPKRGSPEAKKKYFQVCVSNPTARICRNAT from the coding sequence ATGGCTTCCATGACAATGACAACCTCCTTGGCCGGCGGTTCGATCGCGGCCCTGACCAAAGCCCCGGCCGCGACCCGTGGTGCTAGGGTTGTTATGGTGAAAGCAAGTTCTCACGTGTCTGAGGGAGAAAATGTTGTAATGAGCAACAAGAAGGagatcaacaacaacaacggtGGTCGTAGGGAGTTGTTCTTTGCCATGGCGGCCGCTGCCGCATGTTCTGTGGCTGGGGCCGCCATGGCAGACGATGAGCCGAAGCGCGGCTCACCGGAGGCCAAGAAGAAGTACTTTCAAGTTTGTGTCTCAAATCCTACTGCTAGAATTTGCCGCAATGCAACTTAG
- the LOC101257644 gene encoding pentatricopeptide repeat-containing protein At4g32430, mitochondrial — translation MFTRRLTAQNLCSFHYAHQLFDTITKPALISIHHSMLNYIQQNRKIEAFKLFKNQLQMGISEIDEVVVALALKGCREDVNLGTQVHSLAIRSGFIEHVTVPNSLMSMYSKTGNFNNAMCVFDGLKFPDRVSYNTLLSGFENSKEALCFVHWMHSVGVVFDAVSYTTAISHCTDEEDILVGSQLHSLVMRFGVDNDVFVGNALVTMYSKCGYIVEGERVFLEMSCKDLVSWNALLSGYAQEGGYSWEAASGFREMMREGVKPDHVSFTSAVSACGQEMCLELAKQIHGLVIKMAYGTHVSVCNVLISLYYKCDVTEDADKVFQSMNERNVVSWTTMLSMNNENVISIFNGMRRDGVYPNHVTFVGLVHSITVKNSLTEGKMVHGFCLKTNFFSELNVANSFVTMYAKFELMEDVLKVFEELDQRDLISWNALISGYAQNGMSREALQTFLSASMELPPNEYTFGSVLSAIASSECISLKHGQRCHACLIKRGLNSNPIVSGALLDMYAKRGSISESQGVFNEVSDRSQVSWTAIISAHSRHGDYESVMALFEEMKKKGVSPDSITFLSILTACGRKGMVDTGIDIFNSMVRDYSIEPSSEHYACMVDMFGRAGRLQEAEFFLAQIPGGPGLSVLQSLLGACRIYGNVDMATRVANTLIALEPEQSGSYVLMSNLFAEKGQWDEVANIRKGMRDKGVKKEIGFSWVDVGSIEHSLNLHGFSSDDKSHPRTEEIYWMAECIGSELKHLEHDKEESEFVTLAYII, via the coding sequence atgtttaCCCGCCGTCTAACTGCTCAAAATTTGTGTTCATTTCACTATGCACACCAACTGTTTGATACAATTACTAAACCAGCTCTTATCTCCATTCACCATTCCATGCTCAATTATATACAGCAAAACCGCAAAATTGAAGCTTTTAAGCTCTTCAAGAATCAGCTACAAATGGGTATATCAGAAATTGATGAAGTTGTTGTAGCTTTAGCTCTAAAGGGTTGTCGAGAAGATGTAAATCTTGGAACTCAAGTTCATAGCTTGGCGATAAGGAGTGGTTTCATTGAGCATGTAACTGTTCCAAATTCATTGATGAGTATGTATAGTAAAACTGGAAACTTTAATAATGCTATGTGTGTGTTTGATGGCTTGAAGTTCCCAGATAGAGTTTCATATAATACCCTGCTTTCGGGGTTCGAAAATAGTAAGGAGGCCTTGTGTTTTGTTCATTGGATGCATTCCGTTGGGGTTGTTTTCGATGCTGTAAGTTATACTACTGCTATTAGTCATTGTACAGATGAAGAGGATATTCTTGTTGGTAGTCAGTTGCATTCTcttgtgatgaggtttggagtTGATAACGATGTTTTCGTTGGAAATGCACTTGTTACTATGTATTCAAAGTGTGGTTATATAGTAGAAGGTGAAAGAGTGTTTCTTGAAATGTCGTGTAAGGATTTGGTTTCGTGGAATGCATTGCTCTCGGGGTATGCACAGGAAGGGGGTTATTCATGGGAAGCTGCCTCGGGATTTAGGGAAATGATGAGGGAAGGGGTGAAACCTGATCATGTGTCGTTTACTAGTGCTGTATCTGCTTGTGGACAGGAGATGTGTTTGGAGCTTGCGAAGCAGATACATGGTTTGGTCATTAAAATGGCGTATGGTACTCATGTTTCGGTGTGTAATGTTTTGATATCATTGTATTACAAGTGCGATGTGACTGAAGATGCGGACAAGGTTTTCCAAAGTATGAATGAACGTAACGTTGTGTCTTGGACAACAATGCTTTCCATGAATAATGAGAATGTTATATCTATTTTCAATGGGATGCGGAGAGATGGGGTTTACCCCAATCACGTTACGTTTGTTGGATTAGTTCATTCTATAACTGTCAAGAATTCGTTGACAGAAGGCAAAATGGTTCACGGATTTTGTTTAAAGACAAACTTCTTCTCTGAACTGAATGTTGCTAATAGCTTCGTTACCATGTATGCTAAgtttgaattaatggaagacGTGTTAAAGGTTTTTGAAGAGCTCGACCAGAGAGATCTCATATCATGGAACGCTTTAATTTCTGGATATGCTCAAAATGGAATGTCTCGAGAAGCTTTACAAACATTCTTGTCAGCGTCAATGGAGTTACCACCAAATGAATACACGTTTGGCAGTGTCTTGAGCGCAATTGCCTCATCTGAGTGTATTTCATTGAAGCATGGCCAGCGATGCCATGCTTGTTTGATAAAGCGGGGATTAAACAGCAATCCAATTGTTTCAGGTGCTCTCCTTGACATGTACGCAAAACGTGGGAGTATCTCTGAATCTCAAGGAGTTTTCAATGAGGTCTCAGACAGGAGTCAAGTTTCATGGACTGCGATTATATCTGCTCATTCAAGGCATGGTGATTATGAATCAGTTATGGCTTTGTTTGAGGAGATGAAGAAGAAAGGTGTGAGTCCTGACTCAATAACGTTTCTTTCTATACTAACAGCATGTGGTCGAAAAGGAATGGTTGATACGGGAATAGATATCTTCAATTCCATGGTTAGAGATTACTCCATCGAACCATCTTCAGAGCACTACGCGTGTATGGTGGACATGTTTGGTCGGGCAGGGAGGCTACAGGAAGCTGAATTTTTCCTGGCTCAGATTCCCGGAGGACCTGGATTATCTGTGCTGCAAAGCTTACTTGGTGCTTGTAGGATTTACGGAAATGTTGACATGGCAACAAGAGTAGCCAATACATTGATCGCGTTAGAACCAGAGCAGTCAGGCTCATATGTCTTGATGTCGAATTTGTTTGCAGAGAAGGGGCAGTGGGATGAGGTAGCGAACATCAGAAAAGGAATGCGAGACAAGGGAGTGAAGAAAGAGATAGGATTCAGCTGGGTAGATGTAGGTAGCATTGAGCATTCTTTAAATTTGCACGGATTTTCATCGGATGACAAGTCTCACCCGCGGACTGAGGAGATATATTGGATGGCGGAATGTATAGGTTCAGAGCTGAAACATTTGGAGCACGACAAAGAAGAAAGTGAGTTCGTGACATTAGCCTATATCATATGA
- the LOC101260116 gene encoding heat shock factor-binding protein: MDGHDGDNTKQSTADMTVFVQNLLQQMQTRFQTMSESIISKIDEMGNRIDELEQSINDLRGEMGQDGAPSPSASLKPKEEAKPADDSSA; the protein is encoded by the exons ATG GATGGGCATGACGGTGATAATACAAAACAAAGCACTGCTGATATGACTGTGTTT GTCCAGAATCTTCTACAGCAAATG CAAACCAGATTCCAGACAATGTCCGAATCAATCATCTcaaaaa TTGACGAAATGGGAAACcgaattgatgaacttgaacagaGCATCAACGATTTGAGAGGTGAAATGGGTCAAGATGGTGCTCCATCGCCTTCCGCATCTTTGAAACCAAAGGAGGAAGCAAAGCCAGCAGATGATTCTAGTGCATAA